The Medicago truncatula cultivar Jemalong A17 chromosome 4, MtrunA17r5.0-ANR, whole genome shotgun sequence genome includes a region encoding these proteins:
- the LOC25480289 gene encoding indole-3-acetic acid-amido synthetase GH3.10 translates to MEPTLLNNNNNGCGNSEYENIISWFEDVSRNTGSVQTQILCNILKQNHGVEYLKKWLGNYNIFEMEPCALESLFTSLVPIASHADFEPFIQRISDGDTAPLLTQQPITTLSLSSGTTEGRQKFVPFTRHSAQTTLQIFTLSAAYRSRVYPIREGGRVLEFIYGSNCFKTKGNLTVGTATTHCYASEEFKIKKQKTKSFSCSPQEVIFSGDYKQSTYCHLLLGLFYSDQVEFITSAFVYSMVQAFTTFEEHWREICNDIRHGTLSSKIKSPKLREAILDIISPNTNLATKLQGYCEELEKVDWFGLIPKIWPNVKYLYAIMTGSMQPYLKKLRHYANGLPLISADYGSTESWIGVNVNPSLPPEEVTFAVVPTFSYFEFIPLHRNKQDSISSDDFIEDKPIPLSKIIVGQQYEIVLTTFTGLYRCRLGDVVEVSGFHNGTPKLNFICRRKLILTVNIDKNTEKDLQLVVERGSQILNKARAEIVDFTSNADVTNEPGHYVIYWEIKGEVDDNVLDDCCREMDLSFADHGYVVSRKTNSIGPLELCILERGTFKKILDNFIANGVALNQFKTPRCTNNHVLLKILDTYTIKRFRSTGYSLN, encoded by the exons ATGGAACCAACActtctcaacaacaacaacaatggttGTGGAAACTCTGAATATGAAAACATTATTAGTTGGTTCGAAGATGTGTCTAGGAACACAGGTTCTGTTCAAACTCAGATACTATGCAATATTCTGAAACAAAACCATGGTGTGGAATATCTCAAGAAATGGTTAGGGAATTACAATATATTCGAAATGGAACCATGTGCATTGGAATCTCTTTTCACTTCTTTGGTTCCTATTGCTTCACATGCTGATTTTGAACCATTCATTCAGAGAATTTCCGATGGTGACACTGCTCCTTTACTCACTCAACAACCTATAACCACTCTTTCCTTAAG TTCTGGAACCACAGAGGGGAGGCAGAAATTCGTACCCTTTACCCGACATAGTGCTCAAACCACGCTTCAAATATTCACTTTATCAGCAGCATATAGATCAAG AGTTTATCCAATAAGGGAAGGAGGAAGGGTTCTTGAATTCATATACGGCAGCAACTGTttcaaaacaaaaggaaatttAACGGTGGGAACAGCAACAACACATTGTTATGCaagtgaagaattcaaaatcaaaaagcaaaaaacaaagTCATTTAGTTGCAGCCCACAAGAAGTGATTTTCAGTGGAGACTATAAACAATCCACATATTGTCACCTCCTTCTTGGTCTCTTCTACTCCGATCAAGTCGAATTCATTACCTCAGCTTTTGTCTATAGCATGGTACAAGCTTTCACCACCTTTGAAGAACATTGGAGAGAAATTTGTAATGACATTAGACATGGAACTTTAAGTTCAAAAATTAAGTCACCAAAATTGAGAGAAGCTATTTTGGACATAATAAGTCCAAACACAAATTTAGCTACAAAATTACAAGGCTATTGTGAGGAGCTAGAAAAAGttgattggtttggtttgattccaAAGATTTGGCCAAATGTTAAGTACTTGTATGCAATAATGACAGGGTCAATGCAACCTTATTTGAAAAAACTTAGACATTATGCAAATGGGTTGCCTTTGATTAGTGCTGATTATGGTTCAACTGAAAGCTGGATTGGTGTTAATGTTAATCCTAGTTTGCCACCAGAAGAAGTTACATTTGCTGTTGTACCCACATTCTCTTACTTTGAATTCATACCTCTTCATAGAAATAAACAAGATAGCATTAGCAGTGATGATTTCATTGAAGACAAGCCAATTCCATTGTCCAAGATTATAGTAGGACAACAGTACGAAATTGTCCTCACAACTTTTACAG GGTTGTACAGGTGCAGACTAGGAGATGTGGTAGAAGTGTCAGGATTTCACAATGGGACCCCAAAATTGAACTTTATATGCAGAAGAAAGCTAATTCTAACAGTAAACATagacaaaaatacagagaaggACCTCCAACTAGTGGTAGAGAGAGGATCACAGATTTTAAATAAAGCAAGAGCCGAAATTGTTGATTTTACCAGCAATGCAGATGTAACTAATGAACCTGGTCACTACGTTATTTACTGGGAGATTAAAGGAGAGGTAGATGACAATGTACTTGATGATTGTTGCAGAGAAATGGACCTATCTTTTGCTGATCATGGATATGTAGTGtcaagaaaaacaaattcaattGGGCCACTTGAACTTTGCATTTTGGAGAGAGGGACTTTCAAGAAGATTTTGGATAATTTCATAGCCAATGGGGTTGCATTGAACCAATTTAAGACTCCTAGGTGCACTAACAATCATGTGTTACTCAAAATTCTTGACACTTATACCATAAAAAGGTTTCGTAGCACAGGATATAGTTTAAATTAG